The following nucleotide sequence is from Zea mays cultivar B73 chromosome 1, Zm-B73-REFERENCE-NAM-5.0, whole genome shotgun sequence.
CGGCGTCTCGGGGGCCGGCGcggttgctagccaagtcaggcgTACACGACGCCGGAGGAGAGCGCCATGAGCAGGATGGCCGCGCGCTCCTCCTCGCCCAGGCGGCGCCTCCGACGCATCCGCCGCCGCTGCTTCAGCACCACCTCCTTGCCGAACCCCACTGTGCGGAGCTCCACGGTGACCTCGTTCGCCTCCTTGTTCCGCTCccgctccctctccctctcccgcttggaggaggcggcggccgccgccgcggtggccttcttcttccgctgcgagTTAGCATGTGACGTAGTCTGCTCCAAGCGTCTTGCGAAACGGGGTCTTTCAGTTGAACAAGGGAGGATTGCGGGTGATTAGTCGTTGATGAACGTGGACACCGGTTAAGTCTGTGCAGGATACTGAAATACCAAAGGAAAGACTGTTATAATACCGAAAATCCAATTACAATGTTGGGGGTAACATTTTTCTGAAGCCCGTTGTTGGGGATACTACGGATCCAATAAACTCTAGCTTGCCGCAGTGGCTGGGCGAGCGCGTTGGGGATAAACCCTGGCTGCGCGCGGCAAACAGAGAGTAGGACCCCGGGCGCGCGCAGGGAGACAGGACGAGAGCGCTGggagccggggggggggggggggggggggggggggagcaaAGGAAAAGCTGTGTGCGGGGAAGGAGGCCTCGGCACGGCGGCCATGGCTGGATAGAGAGCAGAGCAGGGGCGCGGCACCAGGAGATGGCAGAGGGAAGGTCGCCGCGAGGCAGCAGGGGAGCTCGCGGGGAAGGGATCTCGGCATGGCAGCCATGGCCAAGAGAGAGGGAGCTAGGTGCCGAGTTGGAGGAACAGAGGCCGGGGCGAGCGAACACCAGAGGAGGGCGACAACATATGGAGGATAAGGCTCCTGCGCGCGTAGGAGCCGAAGGCCGAGCGCTAGAAGTCACGGCGCTGGAGGGCGAGCTGAGGGGCGTGACTATGGTTGGAGTAGAGGAGGAAAGTGCTGCTGGGGGAAGCGAAGCGCCATGGCTGGAGCTCCAAATCCGGCGCGCGGAAACCGAAGGCAGGGCGCCCGGGCACTGGATCCGAGCCAGGGGCGACGGGGAAGCTCCACGACGGCCAGGGATCAGGAACCAGGGCGGCGACGCATGAGAGATGGAGCGTGCAGGGGAGGGGCACGCGCCGTAGGAGACGCAGGGCGCCGGCAGGGAGACGAAGCAGAGAGAGAGCAGACACGGTTCAGATTTCAGAAAAATAAATCACTGACGAGAGGATAAAAGAACAACTGCACCCAGTGAAAAAAAAATCTGAGGGCAAGTGGCGTGGAGGATGAGGATCGGCCGAAAAAATATCAAGGGGGACCACGACGACTAAATAGTCCACAATACTTGCGACATGGTTTAATTTGATTCGAGACACGATAAATTTATCTGCGGTCTAAACATCCAGTTTCATGGTTACAGGCAATTTGTATGATAATGAGATCTCAATTATAATTCCTTGATTATTATCCTCGCACACGATTTCTCTCAAACACTGCGTGATTCAAATTATTTTGCCCCGAACTTTTGAGTCgacgagttcaaattaatttgcccgAGATAAAAATCACCCAGTgggtcgagcttccgaattcgtgttcgcgcgagcgatgaattttaaataatcatcggacgcaccgatttttagAACAACGATGTTccaaacatcacgaaaatttaggacgagcccggatagataaacaTTATGTCGAACTCGCGACCGACGAAAcatatgcgatattaaaatcgcgataggcgaggatgattaaaatttaacatctgttttatccactgatattacgtgcttaactccatactcgttgtcgagcagacgataaacatctggggtgttacaagaaccaaccaagtgctagaagatatgttaagagcatgtgctcttaaacatggtggcagttgggataaGAATTTACCCTATAACAGTcaacagtccagtttgaagatgtccccgtttgaagctttatatggcagaaaatgcaggactcctctatattgggttcAAACGGGTGAAAGGCAATTCTTTGGACCAGAAATTATACAAGAGGCTGAAGAACAAGTACGATTGATACGGGAGAACTTGAGAACTGcgcagtcaaggcagaaaagctatgcggaTAACCGGAGAAGGCAgttagagtttaaggagggtgatcatgtgtatctgaaggtgtcactgatccggggtatgaggagatttaaagttaaaggaatgttgtcccctcgctttattggaccctttatGATTCTAAAGCGAGTGGGGGAAGTTGCCTATCAACTAGAACTACCCGACCATCTTGCGGATGTACACAATGTCTTCCATGTATCCCAGTAGAAAAAGTGTCTCAGAGTACCCGAAGAGAAACAACCTATGAAGGAAttgagtgttcaagatgatctaacttatactgagtatcctatcaagatccttaatactttgactcgtgtcacgaggagtaaggtgatcaaaatgtgcaaagtgcaatggagtcatcatggagaagaagaagctacttgggagagagaagaagtgcTATGAGTAGAATTTCCCCACCACTTTTCTAGTTCATCTTAATCTCAaggtcgagattatttttaagggggtaggatttgtaatacccaacttgtggAATATAAAAGAGAGGGATAAATCATTATGTGTACTGCCTTCTATTCATGAGGATTATTAAGGAACAGATTTAAAGTGAATAATTCTCTAATAAAACATAAATAACCCctacatcatgttggagtttatttgtttgtgcatttaaataacaataataataatagtaatataaATAGAATAATGTTGAAATTTGGATTAGCACCTAATTGAAATTAGGATTTAAAAATGTAAATGACATAGAAAGAAAAGAGAGGAAAAGGGAAATAACATACAACATGAAGGAGAATTTATATAAAAATAGGGATATCATTTTCTCTTGGTAGTTTGATTTAGACATTTCATCTAAGTGAAAGATTCACaataaaatttgaattcaaatttaaaattcaaaaataaaaagaaaacaaatcggggaggaaaaataaaaagaaaagaaaaaggaaaaattcGTGTGTGTGCTCAATTCAACCATCTCGGCCCATCTCATCTTTCCCCTATGTGGCCTGGCTGGGTCGGCACGCCGACAGGCGGGACCCACCCATCAGTCGAGAGGCGCACGCCTCTCCAACTGTGTAGCGGGGCCCTCGCGTTAGATCCACTCACTGCGCTGCATTTCGTTCCATAAGCCACTTACGTGTGGGACCACCACGTCAAGGGCATCCCTTCCGACCCTCGCACTTGGGCGTAACAACCCACCGCGTGAAGCTCGGCCAGGCCGGCTACCTCAACCACCTTCCATCCACCTAGCCACCACCATCTCCGGCGCATAATAGTCCGCGCAATCCCTGGTGCGCAAACACTAAGCCTGGGATCGGGTCACAGCCACGGTGAGGAGAAGAGGGCAGAACTATTAGGTGCTCACATGGGTTTCTCGCCTGGTACCGCTCTGGCCGGTAACGTGGTGTGGGGAACATCCTTGGGGTGTGTCGGAAGCATACACGACACCTATGAGGGAGTTTGTATCATCGTAATCTCGGAATTCCTCGCCGGACTTGGGATCTCCGACATGGAGTTGCCCCATCGTGGCCATCGACAACCGGACTTCGACCCACGGTAGGGTATACCTCCACCGATTCGCTAAGTCCTCCTATTTGTGTTGCGCTAGTTGAACACTAGGATCGAGCCTCGGGTCACGAAATAGCTGTCTCCGGCGAGGCACACGGCCCCTGCTTGGAGCACCGTCGTGCATGGTCTGAAGGTAGGCGAGGGTTCGTGCGCCGTCTAATTCGCTGTGGACGACTAGATTAATAACTAGGCATACTCCCCTGGGCGATCTGATCGGGgccttaagggtttgatcggacgGTTCGAGGTGAATCGAGCTTCATAAAATTAGAACCGTTGATCCCAGATCCAATGAGCGTGATAGCATACCGGTTCATTTTAAGTGTGGTTAGATCCCGACGCTCGTTCTCTAATCGGACGACGCTCGTTTTATAATCGGACGGCCAGAAACTGACGATACCCCTTCAACCGATCAGTTTTTCAAAAGAGCCCTTATGAATTTTGGTAAACAACCCACCATCCACTACTTATATAAAGTAATTACAGGCGTGCCCTACAAATTTGTAAATGGACCCGTGGACTCCATGATAattgtgcgcccagtccagaaacTTAAGAAATTAGGAAAAATATAGAAAATTGTCACACCCAGTTCTGGGGACAAAACCGAATGCACCACATTGGATTCAGGCCTCTACtcggaaaggtttttagacaaggtttttattggctgagggcagcttcggatgcagcggacttggtccagaaatgtgaaaactgtcataagtgtgccagagaccagaaacaaccttcgtctctaacacaATTGATTCAACCTAGTTGGCCATTGCAGAGATGAGGCCTAGATTTTTTAGGACCGCTCCCACTAGCACAAGGAaacttaaaatatgttgtggtagcggtGGAATATTTCTCAAAGTGGATTGAAGCTAAGCCTCTAGCTaccataacttcggccacagtccaaAAGTTCTTCtatcaaaatattgtttgtcgcttcggtgtgccgaaggcta
It contains:
- the LOC100856988 gene encoding GATA transcription factor 15 codes for the protein PAILPCSTERPRFARRLEQTTSHANSQRKKKATAAAAAASSKRERERERERNKEANEVTVELRTVGFGKEVVLKQRRRMRRRRRLGEEERAAILLMALSSGVVYA